From the Candidatus Saccharimonadaceae bacterium ML1 genome, one window contains:
- the pilN gene encoding PilN, whose translation MIEVNLIPDVKREYLRAQRMRNMVVSASIMVMIVAGGAIAVLGVGLGAISAAGLVKDGEIKSGYRQLSGQSGVNDIVTIQNQLAHVSELDKARGINSRVFEVVSAVNPPAPNNIKISTIRFKPSETSIAIDGSAANSFTATDIMKKTILNTKIQYRDDSSTKEVPLASEVTITNTTYVQESDGSTALHFTLTFSYPKELTSNEYKNVTIVTPTGSIDVTDSKTHVPDGLFSSNSSKKEEK comes from the coding sequence ATGATTGAAGTAAACTTGATTCCAGATGTAAAGCGCGAGTATCTGCGCGCGCAGCGAATGCGCAATATGGTGGTATCGGCATCAATCATGGTAATGATTGTTGCGGGCGGCGCGATTGCGGTACTTGGCGTCGGACTCGGCGCGATCAGTGCAGCGGGGTTAGTAAAAGACGGCGAGATTAAGTCGGGCTACCGCCAGCTGAGCGGACAGTCGGGCGTGAATGATATTGTGACGATTCAAAATCAGTTAGCGCATGTGTCAGAGTTGGATAAGGCACGCGGTATCAATTCGCGTGTGTTCGAGGTTGTGAGTGCAGTTAATCCGCCAGCACCAAATAATATCAAGATTTCGACGATTCGATTTAAGCCGTCGGAAACGTCAATTGCGATCGACGGCTCAGCGGCAAATAGCTTTACGGCGACTGATATCATGAAAAAGACGATTTTGAATACAAAAATTCAATACCGCGACGATTCATCGACAAAAGAGGTGCCGCTTGCAAGTGAAGTAACGATTACAAACACGACGTACGTGCAGGAATCTGACGGCTCAACGGCGCTGCATTTTACGCTGACGTTCTCGTATCCGAAAGAATTGACGTCGAATGAGTACAAAAATGTGACGATCGTGACGCCGACCGGCAGCATTGATGTGACCGACTCAAAGACGCACGTACCGGACGGATTATTCTCGTCAAATTCGTCGAAAAAGGAGGAGAAGTAA
- the pilO gene encoding PilO, whose protein sequence is MPEVKKDQSAGKRQQIYKSGRTMFAWVAGASVIAGFAVVVAGFLIQRIVFESKVVVEKQNTVNTLQANNKAVNKLRDEIRVLNTNAALSSVKLNDNEEPLRVILDALPADNNALALGASVQSLVARTPDVKLESFQVGEDAATDDGTTATSGSNVKDVQQIPFTMSISAANPDALRDVLKNLEKSIRVVDIDSMTIEQGDSRVVMTINGHGYYLPAKTIQLTKKEVKP, encoded by the coding sequence ATGCCAGAGGTAAAAAAAGATCAATCAGCTGGCAAGCGGCAGCAAATTTATAAATCGGGCCGCACGATGTTTGCCTGGGTGGCTGGTGCATCGGTAATTGCCGGTTTTGCGGTCGTGGTCGCGGGATTCTTGATACAGCGCATCGTGTTTGAATCGAAAGTAGTAGTAGAAAAGCAAAATACCGTCAATACGCTCCAGGCAAATAACAAAGCAGTCAATAAGCTGCGCGACGAAATTCGCGTATTGAACACAAATGCGGCGCTTAGCTCGGTGAAGTTGAATGACAACGAAGAGCCGTTGCGTGTCATATTAGATGCTTTGCCGGCAGACAATAACGCGCTTGCGCTCGGCGCGTCAGTGCAGAGCTTAGTAGCGCGGACACCGGATGTGAAGCTTGAATCGTTCCAGGTTGGTGAAGATGCTGCGACGGACGACGGCACGACGGCAACGTCGGGATCAAACGTCAAAGATGTGCAGCAAATTCCATTTACGATGTCAATATCGGCAGCGAATCCCGATGCACTCCGCGATGTATTGAAGAATCTTGAAAAATCTATTCGCGTGGTCGATATTGACTCTATGACAATTGAGCAAGGCGACTCGCGCGTTGTCATGACGATAAACGGGCATGGATACTATTTGCCGGCGAAAACTATTCAGTTAACAAAGAAAGAGGTAAAGCCGTGA
- the pilB gene encoding Type II secretion system protein E, which translates to MALMTDDMQEKLIKLLTDEGLVSRDVIKQATQTAKQSNTPLLATLTSNGTIDEELLTHAIAQVSGVPYVNLTSSIIDQSILSLLPSDIAERFMAVPLAEVQNRLAVAMIDANNVQAVDYLANRIQRPLKVFMASEAGVRHVLDQYKTDLSSVDEAAQVSQAEAAQEAARDIKTIVQDSPISRALSTVLEYAVKSRASDVHIEPLEKSLKIRCRIDGVLREVMQLPKSIEPALVSRIKILSNLKIDEHRIPQDGQFTVRVSDKEVDLRIAISPVVWGEQVVIRLLDKAGNLFDLEQMGYAGRSLRAIRKGIQRPNGMVLTSGPTGSGKSTSLYALIKEIKTDAINIVTLEDPVEYKMDGVNQIQVNTDVGLTFANGLRSILRQDPDVVMVGEMRDGETANLGVQAALTGHLVFSTLHTNSAAGVLPRLLDMGIEPFLIASTVNTIIGQRLVRRVANRRDAYWSTPLETQMIKETVGHLLPKTKEEVANVSADLGYKDLPLAGQTAYTLVKGRDTPATPHGYAGRAGIFEVMDVTEAIQNLIVKRATSAEIQHKAIEQGMITMRQDGYLKALTGITTLEEVNRVTSADTT; encoded by the coding sequence ATGGCGTTGATGACCGATGATATGCAAGAGAAGCTCATCAAGCTCTTAACGGACGAAGGGCTTGTTTCTCGCGATGTCATCAAACAAGCAACGCAAACGGCGAAGCAGAGTAATACGCCGCTCCTCGCGACGCTCACGTCGAACGGAACGATTGATGAAGAGCTGTTGACGCATGCAATTGCGCAGGTGTCGGGCGTGCCGTATGTTAATTTAACATCAAGTATCATTGATCAGAGTATTTTGTCGCTGTTGCCGTCTGATATTGCTGAGCGGTTCATGGCAGTACCGCTTGCCGAGGTGCAAAACCGTCTCGCGGTGGCGATGATTGACGCAAATAACGTGCAGGCGGTCGATTACCTGGCGAACCGTATTCAGCGGCCGCTGAAAGTCTTTATGGCGTCCGAAGCGGGCGTGCGGCACGTACTTGACCAGTATAAGACCGATCTATCAAGCGTTGATGAGGCGGCGCAAGTCTCACAGGCAGAAGCGGCGCAAGAAGCGGCGCGCGATATTAAGACAATCGTGCAAGATTCGCCGATTAGCCGGGCGCTGAGTACGGTGCTTGAGTATGCCGTGAAAAGCCGTGCGAGCGACGTTCATATTGAGCCGCTTGAAAAATCGCTGAAGATCCGCTGCCGTATTGACGGCGTGCTGCGCGAGGTGATGCAGTTGCCGAAAAGTATTGAGCCGGCGCTGGTCAGCCGTATAAAAATTTTGTCCAACCTAAAGATTGACGAGCATCGTATTCCGCAGGATGGACAATTCACAGTGCGCGTGAGCGACAAAGAAGTTGACTTGCGTATTGCGATCAGTCCGGTGGTATGGGGCGAACAGGTTGTTATTCGCCTGCTTGATAAAGCGGGAAATTTGTTTGATCTGGAGCAGATGGGCTACGCTGGGCGTTCGCTGCGCGCGATCCGCAAAGGCATTCAGCGTCCGAATGGCATGGTGCTGACGAGTGGTCCGACAGGGAGCGGTAAATCGACGAGCTTATACGCGTTGATTAAGGAAATTAAAACGGACGCGATTAATATTGTCACGCTTGAAGACCCGGTTGAGTATAAGATGGACGGCGTGAATCAGATCCAGGTTAATACTGACGTCGGTCTGACGTTTGCAAATGGATTACGCTCAATTTTGCGCCAAGATCCAGACGTGGTGATGGTCGGTGAGATGCGCGACGGCGAAACTGCGAACCTTGGTGTGCAGGCAGCGCTGACAGGGCATCTGGTGTTCTCGACATTGCATACAAACTCGGCGGCGGGCGTGTTGCCGCGTTTGCTGGATATGGGGATTGAACCATTCTTGATCGCGAGCACGGTTAATACAATTATCGGCCAGCGGCTGGTGCGGCGCGTGGCGAACCGGCGCGATGCGTATTGGTCGACGCCGCTTGAAACGCAGATGATCAAAGAAACGGTTGGGCATTTACTACCGAAGACGAAAGAGGAAGTTGCGAACGTTTCAGCGGATTTAGGCTATAAAGACTTGCCACTTGCCGGCCAAACCGCTTATACTTTAGTGAAAGGGCGCGATACGCCGGCAACGCCGCATGGGTACGCTGGGCGCGCTGGTATTTTTGAAGTGATGGATGTGACCGAAGCAATTCAGAATTTAATTGTGAAACGCGCTACAAGCGCCGAAATACAGCATAAGGCAATTGAGCAAGGCATGATCACGATGCGCCAAGATGGCTATCTGAAGGCGCTAACAGGAATCACTACGTTGGAAGAAGTTAATCGCGTGACGTCGGCAGACACCACATAA
- the pilT gene encoding Type IV pilus twitching motility protein PilT, with protein MQNEELMMEILLEEVVKKRASDLHIQVGLPPMLRVDGSLSPVAGTQPLDEATVERLVFRILDEDQQQILLKDKEFDFSFAFGELGRFRVNAFHERGNLAAALRLIPNEIKSVQELGLPPVVLSFADYPRGLVLVTGPTGSGKSTTLAALVDKINSEKAQHIITIEDPIEFTHKSKKSVVVQREVHYDTYSFSAALRSSLRQDPDVVLIGEMRDLETISAAITIAETGHLVFATLHTNSAAQSIDRMIDVFPPHQQPQIRAQLANILMGICSQRLVPSIGGGRVVAAEILVANPAVRNVIREGKSHQLDAIIQTGAEQGMQTMDRTLVNLVQSGTITYDNAREFAVDLTEFERLMRG; from the coding sequence ATGCAAAACGAAGAACTCATGATGGAAATATTACTTGAAGAAGTCGTCAAGAAACGTGCGAGCGACTTGCATATTCAAGTTGGACTACCGCCGATGTTGCGCGTTGACGGTTCACTTTCGCCGGTTGCGGGGACGCAGCCGCTTGATGAAGCGACGGTGGAGCGTTTGGTATTTCGTATCCTTGACGAAGACCAGCAGCAGATTTTGCTGAAAGATAAAGAGTTTGACTTTAGTTTCGCGTTTGGCGAGCTTGGACGTTTCCGCGTGAACGCGTTCCATGAGCGCGGCAATCTGGCGGCGGCGTTACGCTTAATTCCGAATGAAATCAAGTCGGTGCAAGAACTTGGGTTGCCGCCGGTGGTCTTATCGTTTGCAGACTATCCGCGCGGGCTTGTGCTCGTGACTGGGCCAACTGGTTCGGGTAAGTCGACGACGCTTGCAGCGCTTGTTGATAAAATCAATAGCGAAAAAGCGCAGCACATTATTACGATTGAGGATCCGATTGAATTCACCCATAAATCAAAGAAGTCGGTAGTAGTGCAGCGTGAAGTCCATTACGACACCTATTCGTTCTCGGCGGCGCTGCGTTCAAGCCTGCGCCAAGATCCGGATGTTGTGCTGATTGGTGAGATGCGCGACCTTGAAACAATTTCGGCGGCGATCACGATTGCTGAAACGGGGCACTTAGTATTTGCAACATTGCACACCAACTCGGCGGCACAAAGTATTGATCGTATGATCGACGTCTTTCCGCCGCACCAGCAGCCGCAAATTCGTGCGCAGCTTGCAAACATTTTGATGGGTATTTGTTCGCAGCGCTTAGTGCCATCAATTGGCGGCGGGCGTGTCGTTGCGGCTGAAATTTTGGTAGCAAATCCGGCAGTCCGCAACGTTATTCGCGAAGGTAAAAGCCACCAGCTTGACGCAATTATTCAAACTGGTGCCGAACAGGGTATGCAGACGATGGATCGCACGCTTGTAAACTTGGTGCAAAGCGGTACGATTACGTATGATAACGCACGGGAATTTGCTGTTGATCTGACGGAGTTTGAAAGGTTGATGAGGGGGTAA
- the pilC gene encoding type II secretion system F family protein: MKKFNYEARDKATGKIVKSLVQADSETSAAKVLIEQGYMPLTIKEEGGDNNVFARFANRITNKDKIVFSRQLATLIGAGLPLTQSLRTVLDQTSNKRMQEVIQEIVADVEGGKTLSSAFSKHPEVFNKIYIALVTAGEASGTLDEALKRIAAQQEKDAAMLSKIRGAMVYPAIVLVVMVAVMLFMMFTIVPQVENLYHDMKKTLPILTAILIAVSNFMIKFWWLMLIVVVIIVYFVRQYFKTDAGIRVLDTLKLNMPPFNGMMRRLYMARFTRTGQTLLATGVPMLDMLKISSESVNNVIISEEITRAAGKVQSGKALSAALEHEDYILLMVPQMIKIGEQSGKIDEMMGKTAQAYEDELDEQIKAVSTLVEPVLMVILAIFAGGLIAAVLFPIYGLVNSIR, from the coding sequence GTGAAAAAGTTTAACTACGAAGCGCGCGACAAAGCGACGGGTAAAATCGTTAAGTCGCTTGTACAAGCGGATTCTGAAACATCAGCGGCAAAAGTGCTGATTGAGCAGGGTTACATGCCGCTCACAATCAAAGAAGAGGGCGGCGATAACAATGTCTTTGCGCGGTTTGCAAATCGTATTACTAACAAAGACAAAATCGTATTTTCGCGCCAACTTGCGACGTTGATTGGTGCAGGATTGCCGCTCACGCAGAGCTTGCGTACTGTACTCGACCAGACAAGCAACAAGCGTATGCAAGAGGTTATTCAAGAGATCGTTGCTGATGTTGAGGGCGGTAAAACTCTATCAAGCGCATTTTCAAAGCATCCGGAGGTGTTCAATAAAATTTATATTGCGCTCGTCACTGCCGGCGAAGCATCTGGTACGCTTGATGAAGCGCTCAAGCGTATAGCTGCTCAGCAAGAAAAAGATGCCGCTATGCTTAGTAAAATCCGTGGTGCTATGGTGTATCCAGCAATTGTGCTTGTCGTGATGGTTGCCGTCATGTTGTTTATGATGTTTACGATTGTGCCGCAAGTTGAGAATCTTTATCATGATATGAAAAAAACATTACCAATTCTCACGGCTATCCTGATAGCGGTATCAAATTTCATGATAAAGTTTTGGTGGCTAATGCTTATCGTAGTTGTCATTATTGTGTACTTTGTACGGCAATATTTCAAAACAGACGCGGGTATTCGTGTGCTTGATACACTCAAGCTAAACATGCCACCATTTAACGGTATGATGCGCCGCTTGTACATGGCGCGGTTTACGCGCACCGGGCAGACACTACTGGCGACAGGTGTGCCGATGCTTGATATGCTTAAAATCTCGTCCGAATCGGTGAATAACGTTATTATTAGCGAAGAGATTACGCGCGCTGCTGGTAAAGTACAAAGTGGTAAGGCACTTTCGGCGGCGCTTGAGCATGAGGATTATATCTTACTCATGGTGCCGCAGATGATTAAAATTGGCGAGCAGTCCGGTAAAATCGACGAAATGATGGGTAAAACGGCACAAGCCTACGAAGATGAGTTAGATGAGCAGATCAAGGCGGTCTCTACGCTCGTCGAGCCGGTATTGATGGTTATCCTAGCAATTTTTGCGGGTGGTTTGATTGCGGCAGTGCTATTCCCAATTTACGGGTTGGTAAATTCTATTCGATGA
- the pilE gene encoding type II secretion system GspH family protein, with amino-acid sequence MSRQQLKERGFTIIEVVLVLAIAALIFLMIFIALPALQRSQRDTARKNDVSIVSAAVNSYASANRGNLPTTHDEQRLRAYVTNLSGNSARDRVMVRAYNNTMTVNDGEIIVVLRAQCGAAGVNSTTQQLRPGTLRQYATITHLENGNSTYCMEA; translated from the coding sequence ATGAGCAGACAACAACTTAAGGAGCGCGGATTTACGATCATTGAAGTCGTGCTAGTACTGGCGATTGCGGCGTTGATCTTCTTGATGATATTTATTGCGCTGCCGGCACTGCAGCGCAGCCAACGCGATACAGCGCGTAAGAACGACGTGAGTATCGTGTCGGCGGCAGTAAACAGCTATGCGAGCGCAAACCGTGGCAATCTACCAACAACCCATGACGAGCAGCGGCTTCGCGCGTATGTTACGAATTTGTCGGGTAACTCAGCTAGGGATCGCGTCATGGTTCGAGCATATAATAATACTATGACTGTAAATGACGGTGAAATCATTGTTGTCTTACGTGCGCAGTGTGGTGCTGCCGGTGTAAATAGTACAACTCAACAGCTCAGACCGGGCACACTCCGCCAGTACGCGACGATCACGCATCTCGAAAATGGTAACTCGACGTACTGTATGGAAGCTTAG
- the pilD gene encoding A24 family peptidase, protein MDAIITAILFGVFGLIMGSFAGAQVWRLRARQLYEDKEAHEPYDKVELKRLKPLLGKKGKRDRSCCLQCRHALAWYDLIPIASWLSTGGKCRYCRKSIGWFEPVIELMTAALFVVSYVWWPFPLTGAVGWMSFVLWLVSLVLLVMLAAYDLKWQLLPNRLTWAYVALALIFVVLRFVFVHDIDIWSLAGAVAIMSGLYFVLSVLSHGAWIGEGDVKLGLGLGLMLASWEKAFLALFLANFIGCIIVLPGLIGKKLKPGSEIPFGPLFILGMLISYFAANPIVTWLFAVTTF, encoded by the coding sequence ATGGATGCGATCATCACTGCAATACTGTTTGGTGTTTTCGGACTTATCATGGGGAGTTTTGCTGGCGCACAGGTATGGCGGTTGCGTGCACGGCAGCTATACGAAGATAAAGAAGCGCATGAACCTTATGACAAGGTAGAGCTCAAGCGGCTCAAACCGCTCCTGGGCAAAAAAGGTAAGCGCGATCGTTCGTGTTGTCTGCAATGCCGTCATGCACTCGCCTGGTATGATTTAATCCCTATTGCCAGTTGGCTGTCGACGGGTGGAAAATGCCGCTATTGCCGTAAGTCGATTGGCTGGTTTGAGCCGGTCATCGAGCTGATGACGGCAGCACTCTTTGTGGTGTCGTACGTGTGGTGGCCGTTTCCACTTACTGGTGCCGTAGGCTGGATGTCGTTTGTTCTGTGGTTAGTGTCGCTCGTGCTGCTCGTGATGCTCGCGGCCTACGACCTAAAGTGGCAGTTGTTGCCGAATCGCCTCACTTGGGCGTATGTAGCGCTTGCACTTATATTTGTCGTACTGCGGTTTGTGTTTGTGCATGATATTGACATATGGTCGCTGGCTGGCGCTGTAGCGATTATGTCGGGATTGTATTTCGTGCTGAGCGTTTTATCACATGGCGCGTGGATCGGTGAGGGCGACGTGAAGCTCGGGCTCGGGCTCGGACTTATGCTCGCCAGCTGGGAAAAGGCGTTTTTAGCGTTATTTTTAGCGAACTTTATCGGCTGTATCATCGTGCTGCCGGGACTTATCGGCAAAAAACTCAAGCCAGGCAGCGAAATACCGTTTGGTCCGCTATTTATTCTCGGTATGCTGATCTCGTATTTTGCAGCTAATCCTATTGTGACCTGGCTGTTCGCAGTGACAACTTTCTAG
- the fimU gene encoding type II secretion system GspH family protein gives MKRASRGFTIIEVMLFLAVTGVLAVGILASVGSTLGLQRYRDAVDGFSSYIQGQYGQTINVRNDIDDHRECAADGTFSIAHSAPPGTSETCVIVGRLVTTANGQTFQSQPIYMSGVTNTFLKSGVGDDVVFTTDTAANRRLFIDSSAQPQTYQLDWGVRTQPPATGDNAWAIAIVRSPISGVIHTYTMRRASVMLDQLVVEGNRRNDSVICIDPSGWLAGQTLGVVIAADAPGASGVVTRTEGCN, from the coding sequence ATGAAGAGGGCATCGCGCGGGTTTACGATTATCGAAGTTATGCTGTTTCTGGCGGTGACGGGTGTGCTTGCGGTAGGGATTTTGGCGTCAGTTGGTTCAACGCTCGGGTTGCAGCGGTATCGCGACGCAGTCGATGGGTTTTCGTCGTATATTCAAGGGCAGTATGGACAGACAATCAACGTACGCAATGATATTGATGACCACCGCGAATGCGCGGCAGACGGTACGTTTTCCATAGCTCATTCTGCGCCGCCCGGCACGAGTGAGACATGCGTGATTGTTGGGCGTTTAGTAACGACTGCAAATGGGCAGACGTTCCAGTCGCAACCGATCTATATGTCTGGAGTGACAAATACATTTTTGAAGTCTGGTGTTGGTGACGATGTAGTTTTTACAACAGATACGGCGGCGAATCGGCGGCTGTTTATTGATAGTAGTGCTCAGCCGCAGACGTACCAGCTTGATTGGGGTGTGCGTACACAACCGCCAGCAACAGGCGATAATGCGTGGGCGATTGCAATTGTACGTTCGCCGATTAGCGGGGTAATTCATACTTATACAATGCGTCGAGCGTCGGTAATGCTAGATCAGCTTGTTGTAGAGGGTAATCGTCGTAATGATTCGGTCATCTGTATTGATCCATCTGGTTGGTTAGCGGGGCAGACGCTTGGCGTTGTGATTGCGGCAGATGCGCCTGGCGCAAGCGGCGTTGTTACGCGTACGGAGGGTTGTAACTGA
- the pilX1 gene encoding exported protein of unknown function — protein sequence MKRFARGDTVIEVMFSFTVLSMLVVGTYVLMNRGIQVAQRSLEITLVRQQIDSQISMIRYIQAHHTDAWQQIRSRYVIQSASHGPHINVTDFVEKNNNRCPTLENNGLTNSSKAFFLAQNPARNDVRVVDVTTSAAYAEPAVFARVDLSNANAPRAQGLFIQVVRSEARKPGEETGNAYDVYVNACWDSVGTSVPTTIGTITRIYDGKN from the coding sequence ATGAAGCGATTTGCACGCGGTGATACGGTGATTGAGGTGATGTTTAGCTTCACGGTGCTCAGTATGCTCGTTGTCGGTACCTATGTACTGATGAATCGCGGTATACAGGTAGCGCAGCGTTCGCTTGAAATTACGCTTGTACGCCAACAGATTGATTCGCAAATTTCAATGATACGCTACATCCAGGCGCATCATACCGACGCGTGGCAACAAATCCGTAGTCGATATGTAATTCAGTCGGCGAGCCATGGACCGCATATTAATGTAACTGATTTCGTTGAAAAGAATAATAACCGATGCCCAACACTTGAAAATAATGGATTGACAAATAGCAGTAAGGCATTTTTCTTGGCACAGAACCCAGCTCGCAACGATGTACGTGTTGTTGACGTGACGACGTCGGCGGCGTATGCTGAGCCGGCTGTGTTTGCGCGCGTTGATTTGTCAAATGCGAATGCGCCGCGAGCTCAGGGGCTGTTCATTCAAGTTGTCCGCTCGGAAGCGCGTAAGCCTGGAGAAGAGACAGGTAACGCATACGACGTGTATGTTAATGCGTGCTGGGATAGTGTCGGTACGTCCGTGCCAACGACGATAGGAACGATAACGAGGATTTATGATGGCAAAAACTAA
- the pilW gene encoding Prepilin-type N-terminal cleavage/methylation domain-containing protein — protein MAKTKRATNRGFTLVELLLAMAGVAVLLISIAVTTIQLTNMYHKGITIKSINQSGREVGDLIRRDGLVVGQGEVRFVAADTQGAGGLGRLCIGSRAYLWNKPENLRSNDPSAAVRYNSTGDAIILARVADPLGTFCIPQNGVYATDVSTTGTMRATELLKGQADLAVYRMDVTPIFDRNGDRAFNISYTLGTNQGEEINTTDQTCRTSNEAENNFTFCAINQFNEIVIMEKAS, from the coding sequence ATGGCAAAAACTAAGAGGGCGACAAATAGAGGGTTTACATTGGTTGAATTGTTGCTCGCGATGGCGGGTGTTGCAGTACTGTTGATATCAATTGCAGTAACGACGATTCAGCTAACAAATATGTACCATAAGGGTATTACGATAAAATCAATTAACCAGTCCGGGCGCGAGGTTGGCGACCTGATCCGGCGCGATGGTTTGGTGGTCGGGCAGGGCGAGGTGCGGTTTGTCGCCGCTGATACGCAGGGTGCCGGCGGGCTCGGGCGGTTGTGTATCGGTTCTCGCGCTTATTTATGGAATAAGCCAGAGAACTTGCGCTCAAATGACCCGTCGGCGGCAGTCCGCTATAACAGTACAGGTGATGCGATTATCTTGGCGCGCGTGGCTGATCCGCTTGGTACATTTTGTATTCCGCAAAATGGCGTGTACGCGACCGATGTCTCGACGACCGGTACAATGCGCGCAACGGAATTGCTCAAAGGGCAGGCTGATTTGGCTGTGTATCGGATGGACGTGACGCCGATCTTTGATCGAAACGGCGATCGCGCCTTTAATATCTCCTATACGCTCGGCACGAACCAAGGTGAAGAAATCAACACGACCGACCAAACGTGCCGTACGTCAAATGAAGCTGAAAATAACTTTACGTTTTGCGCAATCAACCAGTTTAATGAAATTGTAATTATGGAGAAGGCATCATGA